The following proteins are encoded in a genomic region of Phytoactinopolyspora mesophila:
- a CDS encoding BTAD domain-containing putative transcriptional regulator, with amino-acid sequence MEPAWQPGISTGAVPPAAEQTAAPQFRVLGPLEIRVSDATLDLRGERPRRLLAKLLLTPGQVVSVGSLIDAVWDEYPPASAEVTLRSHVASLRRTIRASGVEASIVNRPPGYVLQTGPEPIDAHHFERGVTAGKAALERGEAEAAANILRVALGLWRGPLLQDLGALRFAEAEAARLQELWLSAVEARVDADLALGRHRDVVGELETLVDAYPFREQLSSQLMLALYRSDRQTEALAVYRQVRQRLIDELGLEPASSLAELEAAILRHDPALLTSRPYTPITLLDVARRQPMIGRTDEMAQLRALWRATRANASQLVLLSGEAGVGKTRLAAEMAAEAASDGAIVLLGHCDQAAPIPYAPLTDAFHANTEVGDALAQAPARLQRVLAGLVRRPVESHDGGEQDPDEQHEGQAAIFAAVADLLRSVTTRAPTLFVIEDGEALDGSSARLLRHLVRHLPARLLLLLCFRDPPGSRHAPLRELLADTERTGVATRAMLSPLTERELAAVVGTWTGTSPSPDVVHALWSSTGGNPFYARAVVDDVMAKGDIDDATEFVWHVPTSVRDVLRDRLGRLSPVAQDVVASAAVLGGEVEVGLLAAVANRSGSEFDAALQETAGAGWLVESVRAWDVGYAFRHALMREAIHVDLPAPYRQRLHLRAAQALERAGFRRPADVAAAAVHLRSAGSLGDRERAAALSLQAADATARLYAWDEAVAHAEAAVSILDGIDAPPAVRADAAQRAAELLTTSTIDLSRAVRYFESALSLYQEVGDQAAVAAIRSRLGYVLSLHHSVMDVPTALENFAAAADVVTNGEAAFDVQYGTALASLFGLQTQSGLVASARAMEIARNLERRDLAARVRATEACHVFSAGGIAHAYTLIDEAWEVIRDVGDPWLAWDVATAGAMLASIFLLDPESSRTWCHRAFSQPRFDSLVLPRQGMTDQLVYALAIQGDLEAARQRAAVLPGDAVSRRHLLLIDGDWEAAEQSWSAALDHDLSHGDMLNAVFNAYWAGQARWLLGHPSAVDALSQALELCVPGPYLPAELMVRGEMTRYVAARGDVDDALTHLARCDEICAAGEDWRGRAGHVELARGAVAAAQGEHDRADAAYREALDVFSTFELPWWRAETLLGWARCLDGADRPADAYAKRRAARAIYDQLSAHNRWHHRQ; translated from the coding sequence GTGGAACCGGCGTGGCAGCCGGGCATCAGCACCGGCGCAGTACCTCCCGCCGCAGAACAGACCGCGGCGCCGCAGTTCCGCGTCCTCGGTCCACTCGAGATCAGAGTCAGCGACGCGACCCTAGACCTTCGAGGTGAGCGACCACGCCGTCTACTCGCCAAGCTCCTCCTCACTCCAGGCCAGGTCGTCTCCGTCGGCAGCCTCATCGATGCGGTGTGGGACGAGTACCCGCCCGCCAGCGCCGAGGTAACGCTGCGCAGTCACGTCGCCAGTCTTCGCCGGACGATTCGGGCCAGCGGTGTCGAAGCCTCGATCGTTAACCGTCCGCCCGGCTACGTCCTCCAGACCGGCCCCGAACCGATTGACGCACACCACTTTGAGCGGGGAGTCACCGCCGGTAAGGCTGCACTCGAACGGGGCGAGGCCGAAGCAGCGGCAAACATACTCAGGGTGGCGCTGGGGCTGTGGCGGGGTCCGCTTCTCCAGGATCTCGGTGCCCTTCGTTTCGCCGAGGCGGAGGCCGCCCGCCTCCAGGAGCTGTGGCTAAGCGCGGTCGAGGCACGTGTCGACGCCGACCTGGCGTTGGGGCGGCACCGAGACGTCGTCGGCGAACTCGAGACACTCGTCGACGCCTACCCGTTCCGTGAGCAGCTCTCCAGCCAGCTCATGCTCGCGCTCTACCGTTCAGACCGGCAGACCGAAGCCCTAGCGGTCTATCGCCAGGTCCGCCAACGCCTCATCGACGAGCTCGGCCTGGAGCCCGCGTCAAGCTTGGCAGAGCTAGAGGCTGCGATCCTCCGCCATGACCCCGCCCTGCTCACGAGCCGGCCGTACACGCCCATCACGTTGCTCGACGTGGCACGGCGCCAGCCGATGATCGGACGCACCGACGAGATGGCTCAACTGCGGGCACTCTGGCGTGCCACCCGCGCTAACGCGAGCCAGCTCGTTCTGCTGTCAGGGGAAGCGGGCGTCGGCAAGACCCGCCTTGCTGCCGAAATGGCCGCGGAGGCTGCCTCGGACGGGGCGATCGTGCTCCTGGGCCACTGCGACCAAGCGGCACCGATCCCGTACGCGCCGCTCACCGACGCCTTCCACGCCAACACCGAGGTTGGCGACGCGTTAGCGCAAGCACCAGCACGCCTCCAGCGCGTGCTCGCTGGGCTCGTGCGACGGCCCGTGGAGTCCCACGACGGCGGCGAGCAAGACCCGGATGAACAGCACGAGGGGCAGGCCGCCATCTTCGCCGCCGTGGCTGACCTGCTGAGGTCAGTGACCACACGAGCACCAACGCTGTTCGTCATCGAGGACGGCGAGGCTCTCGACGGCTCCAGTGCCCGGCTGCTGCGTCACCTAGTCCGCCATCTCCCGGCACGCCTCCTGCTGCTGCTTTGCTTCCGCGACCCGCCCGGCAGCCGTCACGCCCCGCTTCGTGAGCTGCTGGCCGATACGGAACGCACCGGTGTCGCGACGCGTGCCATGCTCAGCCCGCTCACCGAACGGGAGCTCGCTGCGGTCGTCGGCACCTGGACGGGCACGTCTCCGTCCCCAGACGTCGTCCATGCGTTGTGGTCGTCCACCGGGGGCAACCCGTTCTATGCCCGCGCAGTCGTCGACGACGTCATGGCCAAAGGCGACATCGACGACGCGACCGAGTTCGTCTGGCACGTGCCGACGAGTGTGCGAGACGTGCTCCGAGATCGGCTAGGCAGGCTCTCACCCGTCGCGCAGGATGTCGTCGCCAGTGCCGCAGTGCTCGGAGGGGAGGTGGAGGTTGGCCTGCTCGCGGCGGTGGCAAATCGATCCGGATCTGAGTTCGACGCCGCACTGCAGGAGACCGCCGGAGCTGGCTGGCTCGTGGAAAGCGTCCGGGCCTGGGACGTCGGCTACGCGTTCCGGCATGCACTGATGCGCGAAGCCATCCACGTCGATCTTCCGGCCCCCTACCGACAGCGCCTGCACCTTCGAGCCGCCCAGGCCCTCGAACGGGCTGGGTTCAGGCGACCGGCTGACGTCGCTGCCGCAGCGGTCCATCTGCGCTCGGCCGGATCACTCGGCGACCGCGAGCGCGCCGCCGCCCTGAGTCTCCAGGCGGCGGATGCTACCGCGCGGCTGTACGCGTGGGACGAGGCGGTCGCCCATGCCGAAGCCGCGGTGTCCATTCTCGACGGCATTGACGCGCCGCCTGCGGTACGGGCCGACGCCGCTCAGCGCGCGGCGGAGTTGCTCACAACGTCGACGATCGACCTATCCCGCGCCGTCCGCTATTTCGAGTCGGCGCTCTCGCTTTACCAGGAGGTTGGCGACCAGGCAGCGGTGGCGGCGATCCGGAGCCGGTTGGGGTACGTCCTGTCGCTCCATCACAGCGTCATGGATGTTCCCACGGCTCTTGAGAACTTCGCTGCTGCCGCGGACGTCGTCACCAACGGGGAGGCCGCCTTCGACGTACAGTACGGGACCGCGCTGGCATCCCTATTCGGCCTTCAGACCCAATCTGGCCTCGTGGCCTCGGCGCGGGCGATGGAGATCGCGCGGAACTTGGAACGGCGTGACCTCGCCGCCCGGGTCCGCGCCACTGAGGCCTGCCACGTGTTCAGCGCCGGCGGGATCGCCCACGCGTACACGCTCATCGACGAGGCCTGGGAAGTGATCCGTGACGTCGGCGACCCCTGGCTAGCATGGGACGTCGCCACTGCGGGCGCGATGCTCGCCAGTATCTTCCTCCTCGATCCTGAATCCAGCCGCACCTGGTGTCACCGGGCCTTCTCCCAGCCGCGGTTCGACAGCCTGGTGCTTCCGCGGCAAGGGATGACCGATCAACTCGTCTACGCCCTGGCAATCCAGGGTGATCTGGAGGCGGCACGGCAGCGGGCAGCAGTCTTGCCGGGGGACGCGGTGAGCCGGCGCCACCTGCTGCTGATTGACGGTGACTGGGAGGCTGCGGAGCAGTCATGGTCGGCGGCGCTTGATCACGACCTTAGCCACGGTGACATGCTCAACGCAGTCTTCAACGCCTACTGGGCGGGGCAGGCGCGATGGCTACTTGGCCACCCTTCCGCCGTGGACGCGCTGAGCCAGGCGCTCGAGCTGTGCGTCCCGGGCCCATACCTACCGGCCGAACTCATGGTTCGTGGCGAGATGACGCGCTATGTCGCCGCACGCGGAGACGTCGACGACGCCCTTACGCACCTGGCGCGGTGCGACGAGATCTGCGCCGCAGGCGAGGACTGGCGCGGCCGCGCCGGACATGTCGAGTTGGCCCGCGGCGCCGTGGCGGCTGCGCAAGGTGAACACGATCGCGCCGACGCTGCTTATCGCGAAGCACTCGATGTCTTCAGCACCTTCGAGCTTCCGTGGTGGCGGGCCGAGACGCTGCTCGGATGGGCACGATGCCTAGACGGAGCTGACCGGCCCGCCGACGCCTACGCCAAACGGCGTGCTGCCCGCGCGATCTACGACCAGCTCAGCGCCCACAACCGGTGGCATCACCGACAGTGA
- a CDS encoding ester cyclase, whose translation MSGEALANAYVETFNRRDRAGYDALFAEDVVFHDPFFPEPIKGGSAAEDVAASVWRAFPDIQWRLLRPVIDAGDRVAFELAVNGVNDGPLAMPDGELPATGRPVSFETAVFWTLGVHGLIIEERAYFDASGVAAQLGLIS comes from the coding sequence ATGTCTGGAGAAGCGCTGGCCAACGCGTACGTGGAGACGTTCAACCGTCGTGACCGCGCCGGTTACGACGCGCTCTTCGCCGAGGACGTGGTGTTCCACGATCCCTTCTTCCCCGAACCCATCAAAGGCGGCAGCGCCGCCGAAGACGTGGCGGCGTCGGTGTGGCGAGCCTTTCCCGACATTCAGTGGCGGCTGCTCCGGCCTGTGATCGACGCCGGTGATCGTGTTGCATTCGAACTCGCGGTGAACGGCGTCAACGACGGTCCTCTGGCGATGCCCGACGGCGAGCTGCCCGCGACCGGGCGGCCCGTCTCCTTCGAGACAGCCGTGTTCTGGACGCTCGGCGTGCATGGGCTGATCATCGAGGAGCGGGCCTACTTCGACGCGAGCGGTGTCGCCGCCCAGCTCGGACTCATTTCCTGA